A section of the Chryseobacterium scophthalmum genome encodes:
- a CDS encoding peptidoglycan D,D-transpeptidase FtsI family protein: MNTRHIKILTILVVIALIFVARLSYLQLFTDRYALNAANTSIKTEYVIPQRGVIFDRNGKIMVGNQPAYEISFTQALMKPDFDTLAFCSLMKIEKGDFIKRINLIKAEKYYSKLTPMTFIKDLSREEIARVQEIIFKYPAFSIVQRPQRQYEVSTSGNLLGYTSEVNDREIKKDSTYYLPGDLIGKTGVEKSYEKELRGVKGIKYIQKDIKLRNVGPYKNGSLDRDVITGKDITLTIDYDLQRMAEEMLVNKHGAVVALDPNNGEVLVAATGPDIDPNLFTGPNKSKNLYALSKDTIYENKPTFDRSLQAGYPPGSTFKLLTALAAMQMGVMDEKTIFPCGGGFFYKGKRIKGHGGADPLIPSIQVSSNCFFTYAFIAIIKKYPGNPSKGVDEWKKIMSSFGVGEFLNNDFAVGAKGRIPSGDFYERRFKAIIKANGSTRQDYKNWDEMSTGAIYNGMGQGDVMVTPLQLANYVAAIANRGWYFTPHIVKSIDGRPNPDPRFKKKHHTLVDPKHFEPVLKGMEAVVLRGTARGLMSKDFTQLAKTGTAQVPQGKDNSIFVLIAPADKPKIVVVAVMEHAGFGATWAGPACTVIAEKYITGDLKREHLYKKMITSSFMPEYKRQWIVDLKRKGLYKEPKPDSIKLKRIQDSLNLVKKAKEKLQKAQNVKSQKTVKP; this comes from the coding sequence TTGAACACACGCCATATAAAAATCTTAACGATTCTCGTTGTCATTGCTCTTATTTTTGTAGCAAGGCTTTCTTATTTACAGCTGTTTACAGATCGTTATGCACTGAATGCAGCCAATACTTCCATCAAAACTGAATATGTAATTCCACAACGTGGTGTTATTTTCGACAGAAACGGGAAAATTATGGTGGGAAACCAGCCTGCTTATGAAATTTCTTTTACTCAGGCTTTGATGAAACCCGATTTTGATACTTTGGCTTTCTGTAGTTTAATGAAAATTGAGAAAGGAGATTTTATTAAAAGAATCAATTTAATTAAAGCTGAAAAATACTACTCCAAACTCACGCCGATGACTTTTATTAAAGATCTGAGCCGAGAAGAAATAGCAAGAGTTCAGGAAATTATATTTAAATATCCTGCTTTCAGTATCGTTCAGCGTCCACAAAGACAATACGAAGTTTCTACTTCCGGAAACCTTTTGGGATATACAAGTGAAGTAAATGATAGAGAGATTAAAAAAGATTCTACTTATTATCTTCCAGGTGATCTTATTGGAAAAACAGGTGTTGAAAAATCTTATGAGAAAGAACTTCGTGGAGTAAAAGGAATTAAATATATTCAGAAAGACATTAAATTAAGAAACGTTGGACCCTACAAAAACGGATCTTTAGACAGAGATGTTATTACTGGAAAAGACATTACTTTAACGATTGATTATGATCTTCAGAGAATGGCTGAAGAAATGCTGGTGAACAAACATGGTGCAGTTGTGGCTTTAGACCCTAATAATGGTGAAGTTTTAGTTGCTGCAACCGGACCGGATATCGATCCAAATCTTTTTACCGGACCAAATAAATCTAAAAATCTTTACGCTCTTTCTAAAGATACCATTTACGAAAACAAACCTACTTTCGACCGTTCTTTACAGGCGGGTTATCCTCCCGGATCTACTTTCAAATTGTTGACGGCTTTGGCAGCGATGCAAATGGGAGTGATGGATGAAAAGACAATTTTCCCATGCGGTGGCGGATTTTTCTATAAAGGAAAAAGAATTAAAGGTCACGGTGGAGCAGATCCTTTGATTCCTTCAATTCAGGTTTCCAGTAACTGTTTCTTTACTTATGCATTTATTGCTATCATTAAAAAATATCCTGGAAATCCATCAAAAGGTGTTGACGAATGGAAAAAAATCATGAGCAGCTTTGGTGTTGGTGAATTTTTAAATAATGATTTTGCAGTAGGAGCAAAAGGAAGAATTCCTTCAGGGGATTTTTATGAAAGAAGATTTAAAGCAATCATCAAAGCAAACGGTTCCACCAGACAAGATTATAAGAATTGGGATGAAATGTCAACCGGAGCAATTTATAACGGAATGGGGCAGGGTGATGTAATGGTAACGCCTTTACAGCTTGCTAATTATGTTGCAGCAATTGCTAATAGAGGGTGGTATTTTACACCACACATTGTAAAATCAATTGATGGTAGACCTAATCCAGATCCGAGATTCAAAAAGAAACACCATACCCTGGTTGATCCAAAACATTTCGAACCTGTTTTAAAAGGAATGGAAGCGGTAGTTTTAAGAGGTACTGCAAGAGGTTTGATGTCTAAAGATTTTACTCAATTAGCAAAAACCGGAACTGCCCAGGTTCCGCAAGGAAAAGATAATTCAATTTTTGTGTTAATTGCTCCTGCAGATAAACCAAAAATTGTGGTAGTTGCTGTAATGGAACATGCCGGATTTGGAGCAACTTGGGCAGGACCAGCTTGTACGGTAATTGCCGAAAAATATATTACCGGAGATCTTAAACGTGAACATCTTTACAAAAAAATGATTACGTCGAGCTTTATGCCTGAATATAAAAGGCAATGGATTGTCGATCTGAAAAGAAAAGGTTTGTATAAAGAACCAAAGCCGGATTCTATAAAGCTTAAAAGAATACAAGACAGTTTGAATCTTGTAAAAAAAGCAAAAGAAAAGTTGCAAAAAGCCCAAAATGTTAAATCCCAAAAAACCGTAAAACCATGA
- a CDS encoding rod shape-determining protein MreD: MISRTVFTDLLIMAFLVALQIFVLNRITLFGKFTPVLYPVFVMFYPFFRNKFQFLALSFLIGLSIDAFLYSWGINALATTMIAYFRTLIFRTSTDTSTDFFSFQSLQWTQFLLFLFSSIFLHQLLVQYIEFFKFSRIFEILLNVLVTSGISFIFIIVYALIFKIKQKV, from the coding sequence ATGATTAGCAGAACCGTATTTACAGATCTTTTGATCATGGCTTTTCTGGTTGCATTACAGATTTTTGTATTGAACAGGATTACGCTGTTCGGTAAATTTACTCCGGTTTTGTATCCGGTTTTTGTTATGTTTTATCCTTTTTTCAGAAATAAATTTCAGTTTTTGGCTTTAAGTTTCTTAATTGGTTTGTCGATTGATGCCTTTTTATATTCTTGGGGAATCAATGCTTTGGCGACTACAATGATTGCTTATTTTCGTACGTTGATTTTCCGTACGTCTACAGATACTTCTACAGATTTCTTTTCATTTCAGTCTTTGCAATGGACGCAGTTTTTATTGTTTCTGTTTTCAAGTATCTTCCTGCATCAGCTTTTGGTGCAGTATATCGAGTTCTTTAAATTCAGCAGAATTTTTGAAATCTTACTTAATGTGTTGGTAACTAGTGGAATTTCCTTTATATTTATCATAGTTTACGCATTAATCTTTAAAATCAAACAGAAAGTTTGA
- the mreC gene encoding rod shape-determining protein MreC, whose amino-acid sequence MGFLLRLFSKNALFVFFIFLQIIALILIFSKNAMQQSWLAGQTAAFNSWVSGYIDEGVSYLKLKQTNEDLVAQNKALMVELYGKQGAANPQFRKVHDTLGGGQIYTFVDGEIVFNSINRRNNYFTINRGTRDGVYPQMGVMAPKGIAGIVINSTDSYALVQSVLSVNKIRINASLKNSGYFGTLTWKGDNSRLMHLADVPKYVSLKIGDTIETDGKSAIFPKGVMIGKIAGYTVDNKTGFWDISVELSEKMGALNKVYVVKNLKKAEVQKIQDTMQAVIKKEND is encoded by the coding sequence ATGGGATTTTTGCTGAGATTATTTTCTAAGAATGCTCTTTTTGTATTCTTTATTTTCCTGCAAATTATTGCTCTCATTTTGATATTCTCTAAAAACGCCATGCAGCAATCTTGGCTTGCTGGTCAGACTGCGGCTTTCAATTCCTGGGTTTCGGGATATATTGATGAAGGTGTTTCTTATTTAAAACTGAAACAGACCAACGAAGATCTTGTTGCTCAGAATAAGGCTTTAATGGTTGAGCTTTATGGAAAACAAGGCGCTGCAAATCCGCAATTCAGAAAAGTACACGATACTTTAGGAGGTGGACAAATCTATACTTTTGTAGATGGCGAAATTGTTTTTAATAGCATCAACAGAAGAAACAATTATTTTACAATTAACCGCGGTACAAGAGACGGTGTTTATCCTCAAATGGGCGTAATGGCTCCAAAAGGAATTGCCGGAATTGTTATTAATTCTACCGACAGTTATGCTTTAGTTCAATCTGTTTTGAGTGTAAATAAAATCAGGATTAATGCTTCACTGAAAAATTCAGGATATTTCGGAACTTTAACGTGGAAAGGAGACAATTCCCGATTAATGCATTTGGCAGATGTCCCAAAATATGTTTCCCTGAAAATTGGAGATACGATAGAAACCGACGGAAAATCAGCGATTTTTCCTAAAGGAGTTATGATTGGTAAAATTGCGGGCTACACCGTAGATAATAAAACAGGATTCTGGGATATTTCGGTAGAATTAAGTGAGAAAATGGGAGCTTTGAATAAAGTTTACGTTGTTAAAAATCTTAAAAAAGCTGAGGTTCAGAAAATTCAGGATACCATGCAAGCTGTAATAAAAAAAGAAAATGATTAG
- a CDS encoding rod shape-determining protein, with product MSLFDMFTQEIAIDLGTANTLIIHNNKIVIDQPSIVAIERSTGKPIAVGEQAKHMQGKTHEDIKTIRPLKDGVIADFHASEHMIKEFIKKIPGIKGRFIQPALRIVICIPSGITEVEKRAVRDSAQKVNAKEVRLIYEPMAAAIGVGIDVQKPEGNMIIDIGGGTTEIAVVALGGIVCDKSVKIAGDVFTNDIAYFLRTHHNLYIGERTAERVKIEVGSAVEDLDVDIDDIPVQGRDLITGKPKEIMVGYKEIARALDKSIIRIEDSVMETLSLTPPELAADIYKTGIYLAGGGALLRGLADRLHKKTGLPVFVAEDPLRAVVRGTGIALKNMDKFNFLIK from the coding sequence ATGAGTTTATTCGATATGTTTACGCAAGAAATTGCGATAGACCTTGGAACTGCCAACACGCTTATCATCCATAATAATAAAATTGTTATTGATCAACCTTCTATTGTTGCAATAGAACGTTCTACGGGAAAGCCGATTGCTGTTGGAGAACAGGCGAAACATATGCAGGGTAAAACGCATGAAGATATAAAAACTATCCGTCCACTTAAAGATGGAGTTATTGCAGATTTCCACGCTTCAGAGCATATGATCAAGGAATTTATCAAAAAAATTCCGGGAATCAAAGGGAGATTTATTCAGCCTGCTTTAAGAATTGTGATCTGTATTCCTTCAGGAATTACAGAAGTTGAAAAAAGAGCGGTAAGAGATTCTGCTCAGAAAGTAAACGCAAAAGAAGTACGCTTGATTTATGAGCCAATGGCTGCTGCAATAGGAGTTGGTATTGATGTACAGAAACCAGAAGGTAATATGATTATCGACATAGGTGGTGGTACTACCGAAATCGCAGTTGTTGCTTTGGGAGGTATTGTTTGTGATAAATCTGTAAAAATTGCAGGTGATGTATTTACTAATGATATTGCTTATTTCTTAAGAACACATCATAATTTATACATCGGAGAAAGAACTGCTGAAAGAGTGAAAATTGAAGTAGGTTCTGCAGTTGAAGATCTAGATGTAGATATCGACGATATTCCAGTACAGGGTAGAGATCTTATTACCGGTAAACCAAAAGAAATTATGGTTGGGTATAAAGAGATCGCTCGTGCTTTGGATAAATCAATTATCAGAATTGAAGATTCTGTAATGGAAACGCTTTCTCTTACGCCGCCGGAATTGGCTGCAGATATTTACAAAACAGGTATTTATCTTGCGGGTGGTGGTGCTTTGTTGAGAGGTCTTGCAGACAGATTACACAAGAAAACGGGGCTTCCGGTTTTCGTGGCAGAAGATCCTTTGAGAGCTGTTGTTCGCGGAACAGGGATTGCACTTAAGAATATGGATAAATTCAATTTCTTAATTAAATAA
- the hemA gene encoding glutamyl-tRNA reductase: MIQYSNIHQTSNFAVLSISYEKADVETRGKFAFFDDNIKNFVARIHDENLGDAFVVSTCNRTEIYTTTSNYLFVAEEYCKTIGVNLSDFLQFANIATKEEALNHLFRVAAGLESQIIGDFEIIGQIKKAYARFKKERQNSNPFLERSINSAIQISKRIKNETGISNGAASVSYAAVHYILNNQKRITEKNILLLGVGEIGQNTVENLVKHVYQPKIKIANRTQEKAAKISEKYNIPNIDYNDFEKELENTDILIVATGAKTPIINKSHLKNGKEILIIDLSIPHNVDKNASELDNVTLIDVDELSKQIQETIQQREKEIPKAEVIIKEMTKDFLEWEKKRKLAPNIHHFKAVLKNMERNEMHNFYRKNKYININDMELSEKMIQKITNRFAKYIIDNPLKAEEISKLMHEILVEQPNNEFNEKH; encoded by the coding sequence ATGATACAGTATTCCAATATACATCAGACGTCAAATTTTGCCGTATTATCCATCAGTTACGAAAAGGCCGATGTAGAAACAAGGGGGAAATTTGCATTTTTTGATGACAATATTAAAAACTTTGTTGCCCGAATTCACGACGAAAATTTAGGGGACGCATTTGTGGTTTCCACATGCAACAGAACGGAAATTTATACCACGACTTCCAATTATCTTTTTGTAGCGGAAGAATATTGCAAAACGATTGGCGTAAACCTTTCGGATTTTCTTCAATTTGCCAATATTGCGACAAAAGAAGAAGCTTTAAATCACTTATTCAGAGTTGCAGCCGGACTGGAAAGCCAGATCATCGGTGATTTTGAAATCATCGGACAGATCAAAAAAGCATATGCCCGTTTTAAAAAAGAAAGACAAAACTCGAATCCTTTTTTAGAAAGATCGATTAATTCTGCAATTCAGATTTCTAAAAGAATAAAAAACGAAACCGGAATTTCAAACGGAGCCGCTTCTGTATCATATGCGGCAGTACATTATATTTTAAACAATCAGAAAAGAATTACCGAAAAAAACATTCTTCTTCTGGGAGTTGGTGAAATCGGTCAAAATACGGTTGAAAATTTGGTAAAACACGTTTATCAGCCTAAAATAAAAATCGCTAACCGAACTCAGGAAAAAGCGGCAAAGATTTCTGAGAAATACAATATTCCCAATATTGATTATAATGATTTTGAAAAGGAATTAGAAAACACCGACATTTTAATTGTTGCAACGGGAGCAAAAACTCCCATCATCAACAAATCTCATTTAAAAAACGGGAAAGAAATTCTGATTATTGATCTTTCTATTCCTCATAATGTTGATAAAAATGCTTCCGAACTCGATAATGTTACTTTGATCGATGTTGATGAACTTTCAAAACAAATTCAGGAAACTATTCAACAAAGAGAAAAAGAGATCCCGAAAGCCGAGGTTATCATCAAAGAAATGACCAAAGATTTTCTGGAATGGGAAAAAAAGAGAAAACTGGCGCCTAATATTCATCATTTCAAAGCGGTGTTGAAAAACATGGAGCGTAACGAAATGCACAATTTTTACAGAAAAAATAAGTACATCAATATCAACGACATGGAGCTTTCTGAGAAGATGATTCAGAAAATAACCAACCGTTTTGCAAAATATATCATCGACAACCCTTTAAAAGCGGAGGAAATTAGTAAATTAATGCACGAAATTTTAGTCGAACAACCCAATAACGAATTCAATGAAAAGCATTAG
- the hemC gene encoding hydroxymethylbilane synthase, which produces MKSIRIGTRNSALALWQAREVARHLQNLNYLTEIVPIVSSGDKNLNQPLYSLGITGVFTRDLDIALLNDEIDIAVHSLKDVPTKLPENIEIVAYLERDHPQDVLIKRKSAMNKEFHELKLATSSLRRRAFWSKNYPDTEFFDIRGNIQTRLQKLEEQDFDATILSLAGIKRMKMDIDYEFLPFMIPAPSQGVVAVAGHSDKKEINDILKQISHKQTQICVEIERNFLSTLEGGCTAPIGAFAEKFDDQIRFKAALCSLDGKNYIATDESFEYNEEENFGEKFANIVLENGGRELMTEIKTQL; this is translated from the coding sequence ATGAAAAGCATTAGAATAGGAACCAGAAATTCTGCACTTGCACTTTGGCAGGCTAGAGAAGTTGCAAGACATTTGCAAAACCTTAATTACCTTACCGAGATTGTCCCGATTGTTTCTTCAGGAGACAAAAACCTTAATCAACCTCTTTATTCTTTAGGAATTACAGGGGTTTTTACAAGAGATTTAGACATCGCATTGCTGAATGACGAAATTGATATTGCCGTGCATTCCCTAAAAGATGTACCCACAAAATTACCCGAAAATATAGAAATCGTCGCTTATCTTGAAAGAGACCATCCACAAGATGTTTTGATTAAAAGAAAATCGGCAATGAATAAAGAATTTCACGAACTTAAATTGGCGACAAGCAGTTTAAGAAGAAGGGCTTTTTGGTCTAAAAATTATCCTGATACAGAATTTTTTGACATCAGAGGAAACATTCAGACCAGACTTCAGAAACTTGAAGAACAGGATTTTGATGCAACCATTTTATCTTTGGCCGGAATAAAAAGGATGAAAATGGATATCGATTACGAATTTCTTCCATTCATGATTCCTGCGCCTTCGCAAGGTGTGGTTGCCGTTGCCGGACATTCTGACAAAAAAGAAATCAACGATATTCTGAAACAAATTAGTCATAAGCAAACTCAAATTTGTGTAGAGATTGAAAGAAATTTCCTGAGTACTCTTGAAGGAGGTTGTACAGCACCAATTGGAGCTTTTGCCGAAAAATTTGACGATCAGATCAGATTTAAAGCTGCTCTTTGCTCATTAGATGGGAAAAATTATATTGCAACAGACGAAAGTTTCGAATATAATGAAGAAGAAAATTTTGGTGAAAAATTTGCCAATATAGTTTTAGAAAACGGCGGTAGAGAATTGATGACTGAAATTAAAACCCAGCTTTAA
- a CDS encoding DUF1287 domain-containing protein: MKKFFSIFIVLLFVFFGKAQNQFAQKLSDAALSLTKDKVTYDPAYFTLKYPNGDVPADKGVCTDVVIRAYRKLGIDLQKEVHEDMKKNFSKYPKNWGLKRPDTNIDHRRVPNLRVFFAKFGQSKSIETNPALYAPGDIVTWLLPGNLTHIGIVVNKKSADGKRYLIVHNIGAGQVIEDCLFKFTITGHYQYSK, from the coding sequence ATGAAAAAATTCTTTTCAATATTCATTGTATTACTTTTTGTTTTTTTTGGAAAAGCACAAAATCAATTTGCTCAAAAATTGTCTGATGCGGCTTTGAGCTTAACGAAAGACAAAGTGACTTACGATCCTGCTTATTTTACGCTGAAATATCCCAACGGAGATGTTCCGGCTGATAAAGGAGTTTGTACCGATGTCGTCATCAGAGCGTATAGAAAATTGGGAATTGATCTTCAAAAAGAAGTGCATGAAGATATGAAGAAGAATTTTTCTAAATATCCTAAAAACTGGGGTTTAAAAAGACCCGATACCAATATTGATCACCGAAGAGTTCCGAATTTGAGAGTTTTCTTTGCGAAATTCGGGCAGTCAAAATCTATTGAAACGAATCCTGCATTGTACGCTCCCGGAGATATTGTAACATGGCTTCTTCCCGGAAATTTAACACATATCGGAATTGTGGTCAACAAAAAATCAGCAGACGGAAAAAGATATTTAATTGTACATAACATCGGTGCAGGACAGGTTATTGAAGATTGCCTGTTTAAGTTTACAATTACTGGACATTACCAATATTCAAAATAA
- a CDS encoding peptidoglycan recognition family protein has protein sequence MMRKVVFILFLFILNLSSAQNLSLKIVDKPISYSAERIQLSLEYLKEHHGLTQKTPTIVPKMIVLHYTAGGTVESNHKYFNKTHLEGARNTLKKQSTLNVSSQFIIDRDGTIYQLMEPTQFARHTIGLNYCAIGVENIGSKKQPLTEKQVEANAELVRYLTKKYKIEYLIGHSEYGIFRNSKLWKESDPNYFTGKEDPGKDFMIKVRKQVADLHLKDKP, from the coding sequence ATGATGAGAAAGGTAGTTTTCATTTTGTTTTTATTTATTTTAAACTTGAGTTCGGCACAGAATTTAAGCTTAAAAATCGTCGATAAACCGATCAGTTATTCTGCGGAAAGAATTCAATTAAGTTTAGAATATTTAAAAGAACATCACGGTTTAACTCAAAAAACGCCGACGATTGTTCCGAAAATGATTGTTTTGCATTATACAGCGGGAGGAACGGTAGAAAGCAATCATAAATACTTCAACAAAACCCATCTTGAAGGCGCAAGAAATACTTTAAAAAAGCAAAGCACCTTAAATGTTTCTTCGCAATTCATTATAGACCGCGACGGAACTATTTATCAATTGATGGAACCAACTCAATTTGCAAGACACACAATTGGTTTAAATTATTGCGCCATCGGAGTTGAAAATATAGGAAGTAAAAAACAACCACTCACCGAAAAACAAGTGGAAGCCAATGCAGAATTGGTAAGATATTTAACCAAAAAATATAAAATAGAATATCTTATTGGCCATTCAGAATACGGGATCTTTAGAAATTCTAAATTATGGAAAGAATCTGACCCCAATTATTTTACAGGAAAAGAAGATCCAGGAAAAGACTTCATGATAAAAGTAAGAAAGCAAGTAGCAGATTTACATTTAAAAGACAAACCTTAA
- a CDS encoding uroporphyrinogen-III synthase, whose protein sequence is MNILFTKNIDPKYISEKLGNHISVDCIEVIKTKSISVERFDLKDRSLIFTSSNGVKSFFENKFQPNEDFTAKNYNKIYCVGEKTKRELRKNGFGTFKVLKNAETLSQFITENCVHEKFIHFCGNLALDVLDKELPLQNISYKKVTVYETEALNPVIHEKYHAIVFFSPSGVRSFAKNNSLENAILFSIGETTSKEVRKHTKSEIFTSTENTLLNILSVIKSRLMKDIS, encoded by the coding sequence ATGAACATTTTATTTACCAAAAACATCGATCCTAAATACATTTCTGAAAAACTGGGAAATCATATTTCGGTCGATTGTATTGAGGTAATAAAAACAAAATCGATTTCGGTAGAACGTTTTGACCTGAAAGACCGATCGCTTATTTTCACAAGTTCCAACGGTGTAAAATCTTTTTTTGAAAACAAATTTCAGCCTAATGAAGATTTTACTGCAAAAAACTACAATAAGATCTATTGTGTAGGCGAAAAAACCAAAAGAGAGCTTCGTAAAAACGGTTTCGGAACCTTTAAGGTTTTAAAAAATGCTGAAACATTATCTCAGTTTATTACTGAAAACTGCGTTCACGAAAAATTCATTCATTTTTGTGGAAATTTAGCATTGGATGTATTAGACAAAGAACTTCCGCTGCAGAATATTTCGTACAAAAAAGTGACTGTTTATGAGACCGAAGCACTTAATCCTGTGATACATGAAAAATATCATGCAATAGTTTTTTTTAGCCCGAGCGGAGTTCGTAGTTTTGCGAAAAATAATTCTTTAGAAAATGCTATTCTTTTTTCAATAGGAGAAACCACTTCTAAAGAGGTAAGAAAACATACAAAATCTGAGATTTTTACGAGTACAGAAAATACTTTATTAAATATATTGTCGGTCATAAAAAGTAGATTAATGAAAGATATTTCATAG
- the hemE gene encoding uroporphyrinogen decarboxylase codes for MIKNDLYLKALRGETVERPPVWMMRQAGRYLPEFIALRDKYDFFTRCQTPELASEITVQPIRRYPLDAAILFSDILVVPQAMGIDFKMKENVGPWLDNPIRTMEDVQNVIVPDVNDTLGYVFDAIELTLIKLDNDIPLIGFAGSPWTILCYCVEGKGSKAFDIAKSFCFQQPEAAHLLLQKITDTTIAYLKRKVEKGVSAVQVFDSWGGMLSPEDYQEFSWKYINQIVEALSPLTHVVVFGKGCWFALEEMTMAPVSALGVDWTIKPEFARTLTNHTMTLQGNFDPARLHSTPETIKKMVNEMINRFGKDRYIANLGHGILPNIPLENAEAFIRAVVDWKPNN; via the coding sequence ATGATTAAAAACGACCTATATTTAAAAGCACTTCGTGGTGAAACTGTAGAAAGACCACCGGTTTGGATGATGAGACAGGCAGGACGATATTTGCCGGAATTTATTGCACTTCGCGATAAGTACGATTTCTTCACAAGATGTCAGACTCCGGAACTGGCTTCTGAAATTACAGTTCAGCCCATCAGAAGATATCCTTTGGATGCTGCGATTTTATTTTCTGATATTTTGGTAGTTCCTCAGGCAATGGGAATTGATTTTAAAATGAAGGAAAATGTAGGTCCGTGGTTGGATAATCCTATCAGAACGATGGAAGACGTACAAAATGTAATTGTTCCTGATGTGAATGATACTTTAGGATACGTTTTTGACGCCATAGAACTGACTTTAATCAAATTAGACAACGATATTCCATTGATTGGTTTTGCGGGTTCTCCGTGGACGATTCTTTGCTATTGCGTAGAAGGAAAAGGAAGCAAAGCTTTTGATATCGCTAAATCTTTCTGTTTCCAACAACCGGAAGCTGCACATTTGTTACTTCAGAAAATTACAGATACTACAATTGCTTATCTGAAAAGAAAAGTTGAAAAAGGAGTTTCTGCCGTTCAGGTTTTCGATTCTTGGGGTGGAATGCTTTCTCCGGAAGATTACCAGGAATTTTCTTGGAAATACATCAACCAGATTGTTGAAGCTTTAAGCCCGTTAACGCACGTTGTAGTTTTCGGAAAAGGATGTTGGTTTGCTTTGGAAGAAATGACAATGGCTCCGGTTTCAGCTTTGGGAGTTGACTGGACAATCAAGCCGGAATTTGCAAGAACTTTGACGAATCACACGATGACGCTTCAGGGAAATTTTGATCCTGCAAGATTGCATTCTACACCTGAAACAATTAAGAAAATGGTGAATGAAATGATTAACCGTTTTGGAAAAGACCGATATATTGCCAATTTAGGACACGGAATTTTACCTAATATTCCTTTGGAAAATGCGGAAGCGTTTATCAGAGCGGTGGTAGATTGGAAGCCGAATAATTAA
- a CDS encoding type II toxin-antitoxin system RelE/ParE family toxin: MKYEVIWSEFSEKQIDEIFNYYKEVSKSYQVALKIITKILLAPDKLIYNPKIGQRELLLENRNIEYHYIVESNYKIIYSIDNDNLFIKIVDVFDTRQNPEKIEREK, from the coding sequence TTGAAATACGAAGTTATTTGGTCTGAATTTTCTGAAAAACAGATTGATGAAATTTTCAATTATTACAAGGAAGTTTCTAAGAGTTATCAAGTTGCATTAAAAATTATCACTAAAATTCTTTTAGCTCCTGATAAATTAATTTACAATCCTAAAATCGGGCAAAGAGAACTTTTGCTGGAAAATCGGAATATTGAGTATCATTATATTGTAGAATCAAATTATAAAATCATTTATTCTATTGATAATGATAATCTGTTCATTAAAATTGTCGATGTTTTTGACACCAGACAAAATCCAGAAAAGATAGAACGAGAAAAATAA
- a CDS encoding NAD(P)H-dependent oxidoreductase has product MELLDKLNWRFATKAMNGQKVPQEKLDKILEAARLAPTSSGLQPFEIIVISNQEIKEQIKPHAWNQPQITDCSHLLVFAAWDNYTEERINKMFDLTNDIRGFKNEGWENYRQQILAMYPPRPAEENFTHAAKQAYISFGAAIIAAAFEEVDSTPMEGFSPEAVDEILNLKEKGLRSVLLLPIGYRDTENDWLVNLTKVRKSKEDFITELN; this is encoded by the coding sequence ATGGAATTATTAGATAAATTAAACTGGAGATTTGCTACAAAAGCAATGAACGGGCAAAAAGTGCCACAGGAAAAACTAGATAAAATATTAGAGGCGGCAAGATTAGCGCCTACTTCAAGCGGTTTGCAGCCTTTTGAGATCATTGTGATCAGCAATCAGGAAATCAAAGAACAGATCAAACCTCACGCTTGGAATCAGCCTCAGATCACAGATTGCTCACATCTTTTGGTTTTTGCAGCTTGGGATAATTATACCGAGGAAAGAATCAACAAAATGTTTGACTTGACTAACGATATAAGAGGTTTTAAAAATGAAGGCTGGGAAAATTACAGACAACAGATCTTGGCAATGTATCCTCCGAGACCGGCTGAAGAAAACTTCACACACGCAGCAAAACAGGCTTATATTTCTTTTGGTGCAGCGATTATAGCAGCAGCTTTCGAAGAGGTAGATTCTACGCCAATGGAAGGGTTTTCACCTGAAGCAGTAGACGAAATTTTAAATTTAAAAGAAAAAGGTTTAAGAAGTGTTCTTCTTCTGCCAATCGGTTACAGAGATACTGAAAACGATTGGTTGGTAAACCTTACCAAAGTGAGAAAATCGAAAGAAGATTTCATCACAGAACTCAATTAA